Proteins encoded together in one Anopheles darlingi chromosome 3, idAnoDarlMG_H_01, whole genome shotgun sequence window:
- the LOC125957304 gene encoding xanthine dehydrogenase/oxidase-like → MELTAAVIFSINGEPYHINAKSVPVDTSLNNFIRNFANLTGTKYMCLEGGCGACVVNVSGVHPNTGDVFSYAVNSCLFPVFACHGMDVTTVEGIGNKQNGYHATQKLLAHFNGTQCGYCSPGMVMNMYSLLEAKQGKVTMEEIENSFGGNICRCTGYRPILDAFKSMAVDADQKLKSKCQDIEDLTKICPKTGSACAGKCSAAGKPNQRKGLHLSFEQDREWHKVYDISDIFAIFESIGDRPYTLVGGNTAHGVYRRSEDLEVFIDVNAIEVLRSHSLGTSLTIGAGTSLTELMELMTSTAKRNPSYSYLEHLVRHVDLIANVPVRNTGTIAGNLSIKNQHNEFPSDLYLILEAADATLTILEAHGKTTVVKPSEYVTMSMAKKVLLNVVLPPLDPKQYVYRSFKVMPRAQNAHAYVNGAFLVKTEGSSIVSSNICFGGINPQFTHATKTEAFLKGRQLLTNDTVQGALKVLAQELSPDWVLPDASPEYRKNLALSLFYKFVLSVAPESVKDQFKSGAAVLERPLSSGSQKFDTIKENWPLNKDIPKIEGLLQTSGEAKYVNDLPAYPNELYAAFVQGTEAHAKILAIDSSDAMKLPGVVAFYTAKDIPGENNFMYFKGFMGPHDEEIFASEKALYHGQPIGLIVADTFNQANRAAKLVKVQYGKPEKVRYPTVKDVLHAKATDRLHDMPYSTLGEEFEAAPEGEVKVKGRFEIGGQYHYTMETQTCVCVPIEDGLDVHAATQWIDFTQIAISKMLKVPENSLNLYVRRLGGGYGSKGTRATLIACACALAAHKTQRPVRLVMTLEANMEAIGKRYGVVSDYEVHVQKDGKITKLFNEYVHDSGSCLNESMGHCAEFFKNCYEHKAWKTVAKAAVTESASNTWCRAPGTTEGIAMIETIMEHVAWATGMDPLEIRLANMTQDSKMRELMPQFRQDVEYDERRKAIEQFNRENRWRKRGLAITPMRYPLGYFGSIHALVSVYHTDGTVVITHGGIEMGQGMNTKVAQVAARTLGIPMEKISIKPSTNMTSPNAICTGGSMTSETVAFAVMKACQILLERMKPIREEMKDASWETIVENSYYKNVDLCATYMYKASDLEPYIIWGLTCVELEIDVLTGNVQLRRVDILEDTGESLSPGIDVGQVEGAFVMGIGYYLTEALVYDPETGALLSNRTWTYKVPTARDVPIDFRVQFLHNSSNPAGVLRSKATGEPAMNMTIAVLCALRNAVQAARKAAGLPDDWVQLGAPSTPDQVYLKAGNSAEHYLLN, encoded by the exons ATGGAGCTGACCGCCGCAGTCATTTTCTCCATTAACGGAGAGCCTTATCACA TCAACGCAAAGAGTGTTCCTGTGGATACTTCTTTGAATAATTTTATCCGGAATTTCGCAAACTTGACCGGCACGAAGTATATGTGCCTCGAAGGCGGATGTGGGGCGTGTGTAGTGAACGTGAGTGGCGTTCATCCTAATACCGGTGATGTCTTCTCCTACGCTGTCAATTCT TGTTTGTTCCCAGTGTTCGCCTGTCATGGAATGGATGTTACGACGGTCGAGGGAATCGGTAACAAGCAAAACGGATACCATGCCACTCAGAAGTTGTTGGCCCATTTCAATGGGACGCAATGTGGTTACTGCTCACCGGGTATGGTCATGAACATGTACAGCCTGCTCGAGGCCAAACAAGGTAAGGTCACAATGGAAGAGATCGAGAACTCCTTTGGCGGTAACATCTGTCGCTGTACCGGCTATCGGCCGATCTTGGATGCGTTCAAGTCGATGGCCGTCGATGCTGACCAGAAGCTTAAGTCCAAGTGTCAGGATATTGAGGATCTTACCAAGATATGCCCCAAGACGGGATCTGCTTGTGCCGGTAAGTGTTCTGCCGCTGGTAAACCGAATCAGCGCAAGGGACTCCATCTGAGCTTCGAGCAGGATCGCGAGTGGCATAAGGTATACGATATCAGTGACATCTTTGCCATCTTCGAGAGCATCGGCGATCGGCCTTATACCCTTGTTGGCGGTAACACCGCCCATGGGGTGTACCGACGAAGCGAGGACTTGGAGGTATTCATCGATGTCAACGCAATCGAGGTGCTGCGAAGTCATTCGTTGGGCACTTCATTGACCATCGGTGCAGGAACTAGTCTAACGGAGCTTATGGAGTTGATGACGAGTACGGCGAAGCGAAATCCGAGCTACTCCTACCTGGAGCACTTGGTTCGTCACGTCGACCTGATTGCCAACGTGCCCGTACGGAACACTGGTACGATTGCTGGTAACCTAAGCATCAAGAACCAGCATAACGAGTTCCCCTCGGATTTGTACTTGATTCTGGAGGCCGCTGATGCTACGTTGACTATCC tggaggcgcatggtaaaACCACCGTTGTTAAGCCATCAGAATACGTTACAATGAGCATGGCGAAGAAAGTTCTGCTCAACGTTGTGCTTCCGCCGCTCGATCCGAAGCAGTACGTTTATCGATCGTTCAAGGTTATGCCTCGAGCTCAGAACGCACATGCGTATGTCAACGGAGCATTCTTGGTGAAGACCGAGGGCTCCAGCATCGTTTCGAGTAATATTTGCTTTGGTGGCATCAATCCTCAATTCACGCACGCAACCAAAACCGAAGCCTTTCTGAAGGGTCGCCAGCTGCTTACCAACGACACTGTACAGGGTGCATTGAAGGTTCTTGCTCAGGAGTTGAGTCCCGACTGGGTCCTACCGGATGCATCGCCTGAGTATAGGAAAAACCTGGCCTTATCGTTGTTCTACAAGTTTGTGCTCAGCGTTGCCCCCGAGTCGGTCAAAGACCAATTCAAGTCTGGAGCTGCTGTTCTCGAGCGTCCTCTGTCGTCGGGATCCCAAAAGTTCGATACAATCAAGGAGAACTGGCCGCTTAACAAGGATATTCCGAAAATCGAAGGCTTGCTGCAAACATCCGGCGAAGCCAAGTACGTCAACGATTTACCGGCATACCCCAATGAGCTGTACGCAGCGTTTGTGCAAGGAACTGAGGCCCATGCAAAGATACTCGCCATTGATTCATCTGATGCTATG AAACTTCCAGGTGTAGTAGCATTCTACACGGCGAAAGACATCCCTGGAGAGAACAACTTCATGTACTTCAAGGGATTCATGGGACCCCACGATGAGGAGATTTTTGCTAGCGAGAAAGCACTCTATCACGGTCAACCAATCGGTCTCATAGTGGCCGATACCTTCAACCAAGCTAATCGTGCCGCCAAGCTGGTCAAGGTTCAGTACGGCAAACCGGAAAAGGTGCGCTATCCAACCGTCAAAGATGTGCTGCATGCAAAGGCAACCGACCGTCTACACGATATGCCATACAGCACGTTGGGCGAAGAGTTCGAAGCTGCACCGGAAGgtgaggtgaaggtgaagggaCGTTTCGAGATCGGTGGCCAATATCACTATACCATGGAGACGCAaacttgtgtgtgcgtaccgATTGAGGACGGATTGGACGTGCATGCAGCCACTCAATGGATCGACTTTACGCAGATTGCTATCTCCAAAATGTTGAAGGTACCAGAGAACAGTCTCAATCTGTATGTGCGTCGTCTGGGTGGTGGCTACGGTAGCAAGGGCACCAGAGCTACGCTGattgcgtgtgcatgtgcccTAGCCGCACACAAGACTCAGCGCCCTGTGCGTCTAGTGATGACTCTGGAAGCCAACATGGAGGCCATCGGGAAACGGTATGGCGTTGTATCGGACTACGAAGTCCATGTGCAGAAGGATGGTAAAATCACTAAG CTTTTCAACGAGTACGTTCACGATAGTGGCTCCTGTCTGAATGAGTCAATGGGTCATTGCGCTGAATTCTTCAAAAATTGTTATGAGCACAAAGCGTGGAAAACTGTCGCGAAGGCAGCAGTCACCGAATCGGCCAGCAATACGTGGTGCCGTGCACCGGGAACGACAGAGGGGATTGCGATGATTGAAACAATTATGGAACACGTGGCGTGGGCAACGGGAATGGACCCGCTCGAGATTCGGCTTGCCAACATGACCCAGGATAGCAAAATGCGCGAGCTGATGCCCCAGTTCCGGCAGGACGTTGAGTATGATGAGCGGCGCAAGGCGATCGAGCAGTTCAACCGCGAGAATCGCTGGCGTAAGCGTGGACTTGCTATCACTCCAATGCGCTATCCTCTCGGCTACTTCGGTTCGATTCATGCCCTGGTGTCGGTCTACCATACGGACGGAACGGTCGTTATCACGCACGGTGGGATTGAAATGGGACAGGGCATGAATACAAAAGTTGCGCAGGTGGCCGCCCGCACACTTGGCATTCCGATGGAGAAGATTAGCATCAAACCATCCACTAATATGACGTCCCCGAATGCTATCTGCACGGGTGGGAGCATGACCAGCGAAACGGTTGCTTTT GCTGTCATGAAGGCGTGCCAGATTTTGCTGGAGCGTATGAAACCAATCCGAGAGGAGATGAAGGACGCCTCCTGGGAGACGATCGTTGAGAACAGCTATTACAAGAACGTGGATCTGTGCGCCACCTACATGTACAAGGCGTCCGATCTGGAACCCTACATCATTTGGGGTCTCACTTGCGTTGAGCTGGAAATCGATGTGTTAACCGGGAATGTGCAGCTGCGCCGCGTCGACATCCTGGAGGATACGGGCGAAAGTCTTAGCCCTGGTATTGACGTCGGTCAGGTGGAAGGTGCGTTCGTGATGGGCATTGGTTACTACCTTACGGAGGCGCTCGTCTACGATCCGGAAACGGGTGCCCTGCTTTCGAACCGTACGTGGACGTATAAGGTTCCAACGGCGCGTGACGTCCCTATCGATTTCCGGGTGCAGTTCCTGCACAACAGTAGCAATCCGGCGGGAGTGCTGCGCTCGAAGGCCACGGGAGAGCCGGCCATGAACATGACCATCGCCGTGTTGTGTGCGCTTCGCAATGCCGTTCAGGCGGCCAGAAAAGCTGCTGGTTTGCCCGATGATTGGGTGCAGCTGGGTGCACCATCCACGCCTGATCAGGTGTATTTGAAGGCGGGCAACTCCGCTGAGCATTACTTGCTCAACTGA
- the LOC125957325 gene encoding UDP-glycosyltransferase UGT5-like — protein sequence MEKRFCQWLVVMAVLCICGEYAVPGVKSAKILSIFPTTSKSHWILGSALMKELAHDGHEVTVISPFPLKNAPKTYRHVEITYNSSLFDDIMDEVFERVDDNFFQKMKEIVSFIEEIVNSTLTSPAVQKLLNSDESFDLLVMEVFLDDVFLGFADRFNCPVVGMSTFGASTWVNALTGSPQPLSYVPHPMTAFTDRMNFWERLGNVMFTAFDEILMASAGIPVQQRYYDKFFPNANRSLSEMRRHGVSLILVNSHFSLSFPRPYLPNLIEVGGFHVNRKVNPLPEDIQSFIEQSEHGVIYFSLGSNLKPSKMDLQKRNDVIRVLSSLKQNIIWKWDDDALVLDRTKFLLGKWFPQDDILAHPNVKLFITHGGLLSCTESIYHGVPIVGIPIFGDQLLNMARAEVSGWGVGVAYTKLNEATFAKAVTEVLNDENYAKRIAVISRRLRDQPVAPMDLAKFWVEYVLRHDGATHLISSAQDLSFIEYNNLDVYGFILTIAGLIVLLITLGCKKVTQRILPKKSNKSKKNN from the exons ATGGAGAAGCGATTTTGTCAATGGTtagtggtgatggcggtgttgTGCATTTGTGGAGAATATGCGGTACCGGGGGTAAAATCTGCCAAAATACTAAGTATATTCCCTACCACTTCGAAATCGCACTGGATACTAGGGTCAGCGTTAATGAAAGAGCTAGCGCACGACGGTCATGAG GTGACGGTTATAAGTCCGTTTCCATTGAAAAATGCACCTAAAACGTATCGACACGTCGAGATCACCTATAACTCTAGCCTATTTGATG ATATTATGGATGAGGTATTTGAACGTGTGGATGATAATTTCTTTcaaaagatgaaagaaatCGTGTCGTTTATCGAGGAAATCGTTAACAGTACGCTAACATCGCCCGCGGTGCAAAAGCTGCTGAACTCGGACGAATCCTTCGATCTGCTTGTGATGGAGGTATTCCTCGATGATGTGTTTCTGGGATTTGCCGATCGCTTCAACTGCCCCGTGGTCGGAATGTCAACATTTGGGGCATCAACTTGGGTTAACGCGCTTACCGGTTCACCACAACCACTTTCCTACGTACCACATCCAATGACTGCCTTCACCGATCGAATGAACTTCTGGGAGCGACTCGGGAACGTGATGTTTACGGCGTTCGACGAGATATTAATGGCGTCCGCCGGTATACCTGTGCAGCAGCGATACTATGACAAATTCTTTCCCAATGCAAACCGATCGTTGTCGGAAATGCGTCGCCATGGTGTATCGTTGATTCTGGTCAACAGTCACTTCAGCTTGAGTTTTCCTCGTCCCTATTTGCCCAATTTGATCGAGGTCGGAGGATTCCACGTCAACAGGAAGGTTAACCCACTACCGGAA GACATCCAATCGTTCATCGAACAATCGGAACACGGCGTTATCTATTTTTCGTTGGGTTCCAACCTAAAACCTTCGAAAATGGATCtacaaaagcgaaacgatgtCATCCGTGTGCTGTCAAGTTTGAAGCAGAACATCATCTGGAAGTGGGACGATGATGCGCTCGTGCTAGACCGTACTAAATTCCTTCTAGGCAAATGGTTCCCCCAGGATGACATCTTGGCCCACCCGAATGTGAAACTATTCATTACCCACGGTGGTCTGCTGAGCTGCACGGAATCAATCTACCACGGTGTACCGATCGTCGGGATTCCTATCTTTGGCGATCAACTGCTCAACATGGCCAGGGCCGAGGTGTCGGGTTGGGGTGTTGGTGTAGCTTACACGAAGTTAAATGAAGCCACTTTCGCGAAAGCAGTAACGGAGGTGTTGAATGATGAAAA CTATGCCAAAAGGATTGCAGTAATCTCTCGACGATTGCGTGATCAACCGGTGGCTCCAATGGATTTAGCCAAGTTCTGGGTCGAGTATGTATTGCGGCATGATGGAGCGACTCATCTGATATCGTCTGCGCAGGACCTTAGTTTTATTGAATACAACAATCTCGATGTGTACGGGTTTATATTGACAATAGCAGGATTGATCGTACTGCTCATCACTTTAGGATGCAAGAAAGTCACTCAGCGTATTCTGCCAAAGAAATCGAACAAGTCTAAAAAGAACAATTAA